In the Candidatus Cloacimonadota bacterium genome, TTTTCAATCCAGGCTCGTTGTATGCTAAAATCATCTTGGGTAAAATGGAAAAGCGGTAATTTGATACATAACGGCTCACAACCCCGTCCACCGAGGTGATTTCAACCACAAAACGGCAATCCTGCATCTCTTCGATGGCGTAGGGCAGATTCCAGGTGTAGCTGCTTTGGGTGGAGGGAATGTTGTTCGAAAGAACGATGCTGTCGGTGGCACAAACCACACGGATTTCGCAATGCTCAATCAGGAACGGATATTGATAGTTCCAAAGAAAGCTCACGTTGTCGCCGCCCTGATAAACCATGTTGTCTTTCGAGCCAATGATGGTTCGCGGCTGCAGATTCCCCCAAAACAGGGTCATCTGCCTGACTGTGGAACTGGTGTTATTGAATTCATACGGAGATTCCAGCAGGTTATGGTAAGTGGAACCATCCAGAAGATAAAGCTTTTCGGTGCGGTTAAAATCGTCTGAAGCCGTGATTCTCAGGGTTCCGGTTTGGTTGCTGCGGGTGCGAACAACAAGGCTTTTCATCTGCGAATCGGTGTCGAAATACCCCAGAACTTCCCTGCCCAGTTGAGTGCCATTATTGCCCCAGCCCGCTTCCCAAAAAGCAATCCACACGTGGGCGGAAGTGCCGGGATTTGATTTTGTCTGGTCCCAATAGTTGTCCTGTCCATCCGTGGCGTAGGGATTGCAGCCAAAAAAGGCTTCGTCGCTCAATGTTTCGCTGACGTTTTGGATTTTCAGGCTGTGGATGGGCAGAGGCATCGCCCCGACTGGATAGTTGTGGAAAAACTCACCGCCGCCGGTGTTGGTGCTGCTAATCATATAGCTGTAATCCACGCCGAATTCCACCTCTGTATCCCACCATTCAAAGCTCGACCCGGTGGGGTTGGAGAGGCTGGGATTGTTTTGCCAGGAATCCCGCAGGTTATAGTTTCCCGCTCCATCCCGGCGATAAATTTTGAAGCCCTGGTTTTGCATCTGGCCGTTCACGTTCCAATACAGGCGCACCTCACCATCCAAGCCCCAAGCCCAAAAATTGGTCACGTTGGCAGGCGCCAAAACGGTGTTTACCTCGTTTGATAACCCGGAAATATTGTCGTTCTTGTCGCGAGCCCGGATGGAAAAATGGTAGGGGCTGGAATTTGAAAGACCTGTGACGGTCACCATCTCGCAATCCGGTGAGGCTAGCAGAGCTGTGTTTTCCCTGTCCCAAATCTGATAGTTGTTTTCACCAATGGCTTCGGTGGCATACAGGATTTCATAGCTGTCAAAATCATAACCGTGGCTTTTTTCCCAGGAAAGGGTCACGGTGGTGAGGGATTGATTGTGCACCTGCAAATTTTGCGGAACTGGAGGCGTGTAGCCATCGTTCATGGCAAACATATCCGCCAGGATGGGCTCCAAATCCTCAATCCAGCGTCCATAATACTCGATGAAGCGGGTGAAAAGATTTTCCATGTCCCAGGTTCTGCTGGCGGCGTCATAACCGTAGAACCAGTGGTAGTTATGCTCTGTTTCCTCATAACAATTCGGCAATTCGTCCATTTCCAGATGGAAAAATGGGTCGTAAACATCATACTGATTCGTTCCCGCCTGGGTGTAAATCATGTGCAGGTTTTGAACGTAGGCGGGCAGGTCAATCTCGTTGTTCACTGAATAGCTGTGTTCGCCATCGTCGAAAATGAAATCGTAAAGCTGGTAGTTGACGCTGTAAAAATCGTTCAGATACACATCTTCATGATAGCCGATGGTATTGGCGGGAATCATGAGATGCTGTCCCATATTGATTAAATCGCGCTTCAGTGGGGAAAGATCCCGGATGGGCAGAGTGGGACAGGGACGCGGATTTCCCGCCGAAATCTGACAATTCGCATAGCCTTGATGCCGGTTCCAGTCATAGGAGTGAATCTGAGCGGAAAATTCGAGCTGGCCAAATTTGTCCCTGATGGTATCGGCGGATTTCTTGTAGATGGTGTTGAAGGGATGGGCGGGATTGCGTAAAGCGTCGGAAAGCGATTTGGCGTTTGTGTATGTCCCCACATTTGTCCAGCGGACTTCCCTGCAAGCGCCGTTAATCATCAGCCAACTGGCGTCCCAGGTTTTCAGAGCTTCATAGCCCATGGCGGGGGTGGGAAAGTCGTCACAGGGATGCGGAACGGTCACAATGATGGGTCTGCTGGCGTTGGGATTGTAGATGAAAACTCCCCAGCCATAGGTGAAGGCGCCAAACTCATCGTCGTAGGGGTCAAGCGGTGTGCCGTTGTCGTCGTGAAAGGACATATCCGGAATCTCACGCAGGATGTAGAAAGTGCGGTTCAGGTCGGTGCAATTGAATTGAACAATCTCGTAAGGCGCTTCATGGTCGTCGATGACGGCCTGGGCTCCATCAAAATCCTCAGCCATAAATAAATCAGCCATATTCCCCCACCAAAGCAAGTCGCTCGTTGTGGGCAGGCGAAAATCGCCAAAACCGTTGGTCTGCCTGTCGTAGGGCGCGTAGAGATTATAATTCGGGATGGCTATCCCCTCCGCGATGTGTGAAATCCAATTGTCATATGCGCAGGCGGGCTCCGAGCCCATCAGGAAATTGCGCAGAGACCCGGTTTCCACCGGTATCGCAACTGCCCAAACTGCCAACACCAGAAGCGTAAATATCAAAACTAACTTTTTCATGTTTTCATCCCCGTCAAAGCGGTTTTCAAATTACATTCATAAAAGCCCGGGCTACTCATTTTGGTCAAGCACTTTTTTCTTTCCACATCTTTTTCACAAACCGGAAACCTGATTTTTCAAACACCGTTACAAGCGCTAACAAGCCGCTGGTTTTAGACTTATGCTTCATATCCGGGATACATTTATCGTCACCAGAATTCATCACCTTTTTCACGGAAACCTCCATCTTTTCATCTCAGCGCCAAGCTAATGAAACTATCAAGCTTCCATCATATATTAGAACGAGTCTGCTGTAAACTCACCCTCAAGGCTCGAAGTCTATATCTACCATAAGTTTGCTTTTCAAACATAAGGAATACTAAGGGCGGCAGCCAAGAAAGGGGCAAATTTATCTGATTAACGCCGGCTGATTCCTCCTACCTCCCAGGCTCTTAAAAGGCAGTTTGGTATTGAATAACAAACATCTTAATGAATTCTATTACCTCATAATTTCCTTCGTCCCGCCCTGTGCATACACAAAATTTCTTGACATCCATATCGCAAAGCTTTTTCTGGATTTTAAAGGAAGTTCAGGATGAAGAAAACAATCCGTAAAACCTACACTTTTGATGATGTGTTGCTTTTGCCTCAACATTCCAAAGTGTTGCCGTCCCAGGTGTCTTTGGAAACAAAGATAACCGCGAATTTGGGGCTGAAAATCCCCATTTTAAGCTCCGCCATGGACACCGTGACGGAAGCTCAGATGGCGATTGCGATGGCTCGTGAAGGCGGTTTGGGCATAATCCACAAAAATATGTCCATCAAAAGACAAGCCGAGGAAGTTCGCCGTGTGAAACGCGCCGAAAGCGGCCTCATCACAAATCCCTACACTTTGGCTCCCACAGACAGCTTGGCAAAGGTTCATCAATTGCGCGAAAAACACCGCGTAGGCGGTTTCCCCGTGATGGAAAACGGTCGCTTGGTGGGTATTCTCACCAGCCGGGATATCCGTTTTGAGACGGATGACACGCGATTGGTGAAAGACCTGATGACCCCCAAAGAGCGGCTCATCACGGCTTCTCAGGATGCCAGCGAGGAAGAGCGCGTCGCTCTGCTTCAAAAACACCGCATCGAAAAACTGCTGATTGTAACCGAGGATTTCGGTTTGGTGGGTATGCTCACCGTGCGGGACATGATGAAACGAATCAGCTATCCAGACGCCGTCCAGGACAGCCAAAACCGTCTTCTCGTTGGAGCCGCTGTGGGGGTGTCCGGCGACTGGCTGGAACGCGCTCAGGAGCTTGTGCGCCAGGATGTTAACCTGATTGTAATCGACACCGCCCACGGCCACCAGGCCAAAATTGGCGAAGCCCTGAACAAGCTCAAAGCCTGCTGTAACGTGGATGTGATGGCTGGAAACGTCGCCACCGCCGAGGCCGTAAAATTCCTCATCGATAACGGCGCTGATGCGGTGAAAGTGGGTATTGGCCCCGGTTCCATCTGTACCACCCGCGTGATTGCGGGAATCGGAGTTCCCCAGCTTTCCGCCGTGATGGACTGCGCCGAACAGGCCTCCAAAGCGGGTATTCCCCTCATCGCGGATGGCGGAATCAAATATTCCGGAGACATCGTGAAAGCCCTGGCGGGAGGAGCGGCTGCCGCGATGATTGGTTCCCTTTTGGCTGGAACGGACGAAAGCCCCGGTGAATTCATCATTTACAACGGTCGCCGCTTCAAAAGCTACCGCGGAATGGGCTCCATCGGCGCCATGCGTCAGGGTAGTAGCGACCGCTATTTCCAGGAAAACGCCGAGGAAAAAAAGCTGGTGGCGGAAGGTATTGAGGGCATGGTTCCCTACAAGGGTCCGCTCACCGATTTCCTGTTCCAACTCACCGGCGGCCTCAGAAGCGGAATGGGCTATTGCGGCGCCAAAGACCTGGCGGAACTGCGCTCAAAAGCCGAATTCATCGAAATCAGCGGAGCCGGGTTGAGGGAATCTCACCCCCACGATGTCAACATCACCAAAGAATCGCCCAACTACCAAGCCACTGACTGACCTTACCCCCAAGCTCACCAGCCTGTTAAACGGTTTTATGTTCCATCTGAAAGTGGAAAAAGGCTTGGCGGAAAACAGCGTGGAAAGCTATCGCCGGGATGTCCGCGATTTCCTGTTTTGGGAAAGCCTGGACCCCGTGAAATATAATGCGGAACACATCAACAAATATCTGATTGAAATCAGCGAAACCGGACTCACCAATAACTCTGTGGCTCGCAAAAGAGTGGCGTTGAAACAGTTTTTCACCTGGATGGGCGAGTACTCTGGACCCATAAACGTGGACTTTGAAAAAGTGATTAAAATCGAGCCTTCCCAACACCTGCCGGACGTTCTGGACGTGGACACCATGCTAAGCTTTTTGGATGGACTCCCCCTGGAAACCAGCCTCGAAAGACGAAACAAAACCATGCTGGAAACGCTGTATGGATGCGGACTGAGGGTATCCGAACTGTTGGGGCTCACCCTTTATGATGTCAATTTCGCCGACCAAAGCCTCCTGGTGAGGGGAAAAGGCTCCAAACAACGCTTCGTACCCTTTGGCGACAGCCTGGAAAAGCTCCTCAAAGATTACATCTCCCAATCCCGACCCGCGCTGATGGGGTTCAAACGTACCGACGTCCTCTTTTTGAACAACCGCGGCGACCAACTGACCCGCATGGGTTTTTGGAAAATCCTGCGTCAGGCGGCATTGGAAGCGGGTTTAAAACAAAAAATCACACCCCACACTTTCCGTCACAGCTTCGCCACCCACCTCCTGGAAGGCGGAGTCAACCTCCGAATCGTACAGGTTCTGTTGGGTCATTCCAGCCTGAACACCACTCAGATTTATACCCACGTTGACATCAGCCATCTGATTGAAACACATAGGATGTATCATCCCAGAGCTTAGATATTGCTTTAATTAACATGGAGAAATAAAATGAAAATTAGGACACTTACTTTCCTATTATTACCCTTCCTCTTCTTTTTTGGAGCTTGCAAAACCAATCGCTCCGAACCGAAATTGAGAAAAGTCCGCGTGGTGCTTGATTGGACGCCAAACACAAACCACGCTGGCGTTTACGCCGCCAAAGAAATGGGCTGGTACAAAGAACTGGGGCTTGATGTGCAAATCATCCAACCCGGAGAAAATACCGCGGAAAAGATTGTGGCGTCCGGTCAGGCTGAATTTGGCTTCAGCTACCAGGAAAGTGTCACCATCGCCCGCTCGGAAAGCCTGCCCATCAAATCCATCGCCGCCGTCATCCAACATAACAGCTCCGGATTTGCCTCGCTGAAAAGCTCTAACATCACGTCCCCCAAGGATTTCATTGGTAAACGCTACGGCAGCTCAAGCTGGCCTTCCGAGCTCGAAGTCCTCAGCCAGGTGATGCGTGGCGCGGGCGCGAATATGGACAGCCTGACGGTGGTTTCCGGGGTTTACGATTTCTTTTCCACCATTGGCCGAGATGCCGATGTGGAGTGGATTTTCTTTGGTTGGGACGGAATCCGCGCCCAGCTCACCGACGTAGAAATCAATTTCATCCCCGCCAAGGACATCGACCCCATCTTCGATTTTTACACCCCGGTGTTAATCACCAGCGACTTTTTGGCAAACTCCGAACCACAACTGATGAAAGACTTTCTGGTCGCCACAACCCGCGGTTACGAGCTCTGTATCAAAGAGCCCAAAAAAGCGGCGGATTTGATGCTGAAAGCCGTTCCAGAACTGGATAAAGAGCTTGTCCATGCCAGCCTGGATTTTCTGGGTAAAGAGTTCCAAGCCGACGCCCAGCGTTGGGGACAACAGGACCCCCAGATTTGGAAACGCTTCGCGGATTGGATGTATGAAAAACGTATCATCCGCCTCGCCGTGAACCCCCTGGAAGCCTTCACAAACGAGTATTTGCCTTGAACCAAACCATCCTCAGCGCCCGCGGTCTTGCCAAAACCTTTTTGCTGAACAAACAGCCCCAACTCATCCTGGAAGGGGTGGATTTCGAAATGGCGGAGCGCGAATTCATCTGCGTGGTGGGAAGCAGCGGCTGTGGAAAAAGTACTTTCCTGGAACTCCTGGCTGGCATCTCCAACCCCGATAAAGGCAACATCTTTTTCCGCGGCGAAGACATCACCGGCAAGAGCGGCCTCTTGGGTTATATGCCCCAGGATGACCTGCTTTTACCCTGGTTGGATGTGCTTGGAAACGCCCTCATTCCGGCCAAAATCCGAAAGAGCGACCTCAAACGCGCCAAAGACCGCGTTTACAGCCTCCTCCCCGTCTTCGGTTTGGAAAAACACATCAACCATCTCCCCTACCAGCTTTCAGGCGGCTTGCGTCAACGGGCTGCCTTCCTGCGCACCTGTATGATGGAAACCCAACTCCTGCTTTTGGATGAACCTTTCGCCAACCTGGACGCCATCACCAGGCTCCAACTTCAAAACTGGCTTAAAGATATCGCCAGCGAGTTAAAGTTAAGCATCATCTTGGTGACCCACGACATCAGTGAGGCAATATGTTTGGGAGATGAAATACGCGTAATGCGTGGACGTCCGGGGAGATTTGAGGGAAGTTTTAACCTGAAAGGGCGCAAGCCTTTCACTCAAGCTCAGGAGGAGGACCTCAAACGCGAGGTCCTCGCCTTGGCTGTTGAATGAATCTTATTCTTGGGAGAGGCTGAACCTGCTGTCCAGAATCTGAATACCAGAGCTCAGTTCCTGACGCAGGTCTTTCACGTGGCGGATGAGGATAAATTCCTTTTTAAGCTGGATGAGCTGAGTTTTCAGGCTGTCCTTAATCTCTTCAAAAGAAAGCTTTTCCCGCCCTTTTTTGTCTGTGACCAACATGATATGCCAGCCGTGGGGGCTTCTAAAAGCCTCGCTCACCTGACCCGGCTCCAAAGCGAAAGCCACATCCTCGATTTCCTTAATCACCCGCCCGCGGAAAAACCAGTTCAGGTCTCCCTTCCGCGCTCCGCTGGGACAGTCCGAAAGGTTGGGACAGATATTGTTAAAATCTTCCGCGTTATGGATTTTAGCCCTGATTTCCCTCGCTTTGGCTTCCGCCTCCGGTTTATCCGCACGGAAAAGAATATGTGAAGCCCTCACGGATTCCGGTGAATAGAAGGATTCCTCCTGGTCTTGATAGAGCGCCAAAAGCTCCTCGTCCGTCACATCCACCGCCAATTCCGTAATCTGATGAACATATTTGCGAATCATAACCCGCTGGCGGACACGGTTTTCCATAACCCGCGTCTGTTGCTCGCTTTGGGGCGCCTCATCCATGTCCTCCAGGGTCAACATCAATTCCTCATCAAATTCTTCCTCAGTGATGTTCACACCCGCTTCCCGGGCTTTATAAAAGAGTAAATAGCGGTCCAAAACCTGGCTGAAAGCATGCGCAAGCGGTTGAAACTCTTCCTGTTGCGGCCAGTTTTCGCTTTCCAAGAGGACCTCATCCTCGTTGATATATAAGTCAAATACTTTGGCTACCTGTTGCATGGTTTACCTCGTTTGAATTGTTTTTTGCCACGCCTCGATTTGGGAGGCGATTTCTGATATAATACATTCAGGCGAGGCTAATGTCAAATCGAACCAATATTTGCGATACCAGGTACACTGACGTTTGGCGTAGTTACGTGTATGTTGCGCAGCCAGTTCCACACAATCCTGCAAGGGCGCGCTTCCCAGGAGGTGGGGAAAATATTCCTTGTAGCCAACGCTGTTCAAACCGGGTGATTCAGGTCCAAAACCGCGCGCGAACAGCGTCTTAATCTCTTCCAGGAGCCCATTTTCCAACATTTGTAAAACCCTGGCGTTGATGCGTTCATACAGGGTCTCCCGTGGCGGATTGATGAGGATACGAAAAGCCGTGTAAGCCTCTTTTCTGCTTTGTTTTTGCCAGTGTTCACTGATGCTGATTCCAGACGCCAAAAACACCTCCAAACCCCTCAAAACCCGCTGCCTGTCATTCACGCTCACTTTGGCGGCAAAACCGGGGTCAGTCCTTGTGAGTTCATCATACAAAACTTCCAAACCCTCGCTCTGTAAACGTTGACTCAAACCTTCCCTCAGCTCCGGCGGAACCTCAATTTCCTCAAACAGCCCCGTGAACAAGGCATTCACATAAAGCCCTGTCCCCCCGCAAATTAACGGAATCTTCCCCCGGCTCCACAGCGCTTCAATCTCCCTCGCGGCGTCAACGCAAAATCTGCCCACATTATAGCTTTCGGAGGGTTCAACAATGTCGATTAAATGATGCGGAACCCGCTTCTGTTCTTCGCTGGAAGCCTTGGCGGTGCCGATATCCATCCCGCGGTAAACCTGTCTCGAATCCGCCGAAATGATTTCGGTTTCCAAAACACTTGCCAATTCCAGCGCCAACCTGGATTTCCCCGACGCCGTTGGCCCTTCGATGGTCACCAGTGGAATCATAGCTGCCGTTTGAACATCTTCTCAAATTCCGCCAGCGTCATTTTGACTATTAAAGGCCGTCCATGCGGACAAAACCACGGTGTTTGACAGGCGAAAAGCTGGTTGATGAGATTCAACATTTCCCGCCGCGTGAGCTTCCGTCCCGCTTTGATGGAGGCTTTACAGGCGATGGATTTTGCCAGGGAATCCCGAAAATCGGTGTTGATTTGGATTTCCTGTTCAAGCTGTTTCAAAATATCGATGAAAACCTTTCCGCCCTGCCAATCGTCCAGCTCGGCGGGTATTTCCTCCACCACCAGCGAAGCCCCACTGAATTGTTTGAGAACAAAGCCCGCTTTTTCCAGATATTCCAGATTTTGCTGAACCAAATGGCGAACCTCTCTGGCGATGATGGGCGGAATATCGATTACCAGCGGGATAATCAGCTTTTGTCTCACGGGTGGGGCGCCGTGGATACGCTGCAAGATTTTTTCATAAACCACGCGTTCATGGGCGGCGTGTTGGTCGATGATAACAAGCCCATCTTCCACCTGCACAAAGATATAGGTGTTGTGAAGCTGCCAGGGATTGATATAATCTTCCTCGCTTTGCAAAAGCAGCCGATATTGGAACGATTCACTCGGCAAACCCTCAATTTCCATCTGCTGAGCCGCGTCCTCATCGGTTCGCGTTCCCAGAAAATCCGGTAAAGAACCGCCCTCATCTGCCGTTTTGGCTTCATCTGACCCACCTTGCGAGCCTGAAAACACCTCATCCTGATAGAGATTGCCAAATTCCTTTTTATACTCCGAAAAACGCGGGATATTGAGCCGGTTTCCATACACCGTCCGCTCCACAAAGCTGGCTTCCTCAACCCGTTTTGCCTGGTCAAATTTTTCCCGCGCCGAGGCGAATTTGGCGTGTTCATAGTTATTCAGCGCGTCCGTGATGCTTTGTAGAACCAGCGCGTGAACCTTCTGCTGTTCCCTGAATCTCACTTCCTGTTTGGCGGGATGGACGTTCACATCAATCTGTTGGGGTGGAACTTCCAGAAAAAGAACGTAAGGCGGCGTGGTCCCCTTTTGCCAAACGCGGGTCTTCAAAATGAAGGGTTCATAGGCGCTTTTGATGGCGTGGCGAACCGTTTTATCCGTGATGAAACGTCCGTTGATAAAGCAATAGCGCGCCTCATCCAGCGATTCCGCCCTTTCCTCCAAACCAAAAATATATCCTTCAAGACTATAGCCCTCATATTCACTTTCCACGCGGATGAGGTCGTCATGAAAAAACCCGGAGCCAAAGACTTCACCCATGCGCTGTTCCCTGTTTTCCGCGGCGATGAAGGAAAGCTTTTGCTCGCCATCCACAATCAGCTTGAAACCGATTCCAGGATGCAGAACTGCCTGATAATGCAGATACTTATAGATGTGTCCCAATTCCGTGCGAGCGGTTCGTAAAAACTTTCGCCGCGCTGGAATATCCTTAAACAGCGCCCTCACCGTGATGTTCGTTCCCCGGTTCGACGAGCTCTGCCCCACCTTGCGGATACTGCCAAAATTCACATCCACCTGGGTGGCGAGTTCGCTGTCGGCGTCACGCGTGATGAGGGTCATGTTGCTCACGCTGGCGATACTGGGCAAAGCCTCTCCCCGAAAGCCCAGAGTGCCGATGTTTGTGATGTCCGTCACCGTCCTGATTTTACTGGTGGCGTGGCGTTCCAGCGCCAAAAGCGCGTCATCCGGGCTCATTCCACGGCCGTTATCGCTCACCTGGATTAAATCCCGTCCCCCGTTTTCAACCGCCACCGTAATCAGCGTGGCGTCGGCGTCGATGGCGTTTTCCACCAGTTCTTTCACCACCGAAGCCGGTCTTTCAATCACCTCACCCGCGGCGATTTTATTGCGAACGTCGTCGGAAAGAATCTTGATTGCGCTCATTTTAATACCTGAAAATCGAACCGTTGGTGAATTCCCGAATGATGGAATTATAGGGAACCAGCGTGTCTGGAATGTCGTTCGAGGTCGCCAAAAGCGCCAACAACCTGCGCGCTTCCGTGTAGGCGGCGGAAGTTATGGGAACCGACAGCAGGATTTTCCAGGCGTGTTTACGCATCACGCCCAGTTCGTA is a window encoding:
- a CDS encoding T9SS type A sorting domain-containing protein, whose amino-acid sequence is MKKLVLIFTLLVLAVWAVAIPVETGSLRNFLMGSEPACAYDNWISHIAEGIAIPNYNLYAPYDRQTNGFGDFRLPTTSDLLWWGNMADLFMAEDFDGAQAVIDDHEAPYEIVQFNCTDLNRTFYILREIPDMSFHDDNGTPLDPYDDEFGAFTYGWGVFIYNPNASRPIIVTVPHPCDDFPTPAMGYEALKTWDASWLMINGACREVRWTNVGTYTNAKSLSDALRNPAHPFNTIYKKSADTIRDKFGQLEFSAQIHSYDWNRHQGYANCQISAGNPRPCPTLPIRDLSPLKRDLINMGQHLMIPANTIGYHEDVYLNDFYSVNYQLYDFIFDDGEHSYSVNNEIDLPAYVQNLHMIYTQAGTNQYDVYDPFFHLEMDELPNCYEETEHNYHWFYGYDAASRTWDMENLFTRFIEYYGRWIEDLEPILADMFAMNDGYTPPVPQNLQVHNQSLTTVTLSWEKSHGYDFDSYEILYATEAIGENNYQIWDRENTALLASPDCEMVTVTGLSNSSPYHFSIRARDKNDNISGLSNEVNTVLAPANVTNFWAWGLDGEVRLYWNVNGQMQNQGFKIYRRDGAGNYNLRDSWQNNPSLSNPTGSSFEWWDTEVEFGVDYSYMISSTNTGGGEFFHNYPVGAMPLPIHSLKIQNVSETLSDEAFFGCNPYATDGQDNYWDQTKSNPGTSAHVWIAFWEAGWGNNGTQLGREVLGYFDTDSQMKSLVVRTRSNQTGTLRITASDDFNRTEKLYLLDGSTYHNLLESPYEFNNTSSTVRQMTLFWGNLQPRTIIGSKDNMVYQGGDNVSFLWNYQYPFLIEHCEIRVVCATDSIVLSNNIPSTQSSYTWNLPYAIEEMQDCRFVVEITSVDGVVSRYVSNYRFSILPKMILAYNEPGLKMRSNPWPNRILSFDEIFGPSLGWEMGPSGDWVPSDGFEFNTANWVQSDDVSFFSSIDAIQKTTWFHDLHPGWNFIPNPHLCSYRLEDLSFALGGQHYLFSEVLAHDLVSPGVFVFRDGDYELVQQIEPWEGFLLHYNGTMELMPQIRFYPFFSGPAMLLPPADYTLKMSLDNAIPGSLELGLHRFATEGLDPRLDYPRAPNPPVAGHSAVWLHFADAENGLVTQELFSEYRVPFTEADQEMFFNIKLQAATTEPHHFHFESTGGEDDWQFVLVMNDEPHYWNGTEPIVWTPPESGIHTGYILLRNFTVGVDDLVLSPISGFSAYPNPFNPDVRIAFNLAVGDDIDLNIYNLRGQKVRTLQKGKLSGGNHVLRWDGRDDNGRGVGSGIYFARIQSKKETRTIKLTLIK
- the guaB gene encoding IMP dehydrogenase, with translation MKKTIRKTYTFDDVLLLPQHSKVLPSQVSLETKITANLGLKIPILSSAMDTVTEAQMAIAMAREGGLGIIHKNMSIKRQAEEVRRVKRAESGLITNPYTLAPTDSLAKVHQLREKHRVGGFPVMENGRLVGILTSRDIRFETDDTRLVKDLMTPKERLITASQDASEEERVALLQKHRIEKLLIVTEDFGLVGMLTVRDMMKRISYPDAVQDSQNRLLVGAAVGVSGDWLERAQELVRQDVNLIVIDTAHGHQAKIGEALNKLKACCNVDVMAGNVATAEAVKFLIDNGADAVKVGIGPGSICTTRVIAGIGVPQLSAVMDCAEQASKAGIPLIADGGIKYSGDIVKALAGGAAAAMIGSLLAGTDESPGEFIIYNGRRFKSYRGMGSIGAMRQGSSDRYFQENAEEKKLVAEGIEGMVPYKGPLTDFLFQLTGGLRSGMGYCGAKDLAELRSKAEFIEISGAGLRESHPHDVNITKESPNYQATD
- a CDS encoding tyrosine recombinase produces the protein MSTSPKNRPTTKPLTDLTPKLTSLLNGFMFHLKVEKGLAENSVESYRRDVRDFLFWESLDPVKYNAEHINKYLIEISETGLTNNSVARKRVALKQFFTWMGEYSGPINVDFEKVIKIEPSQHLPDVLDVDTMLSFLDGLPLETSLERRNKTMLETLYGCGLRVSELLGLTLYDVNFADQSLLVRGKGSKQRFVPFGDSLEKLLKDYISQSRPALMGFKRTDVLFLNNRGDQLTRMGFWKILRQAALEAGLKQKITPHTFRHSFATHLLEGGVNLRIVQVLLGHSSLNTTQIYTHVDISHLIETHRMYHPRA
- a CDS encoding ABC transporter substrate-binding protein, with the translated sequence MKIRTLTFLLLPFLFFFGACKTNRSEPKLRKVRVVLDWTPNTNHAGVYAAKEMGWYKELGLDVQIIQPGENTAEKIVASGQAEFGFSYQESVTIARSESLPIKSIAAVIQHNSSGFASLKSSNITSPKDFIGKRYGSSSWPSELEVLSQVMRGAGANMDSLTVVSGVYDFFSTIGRDADVEWIFFGWDGIRAQLTDVEINFIPAKDIDPIFDFYTPVLITSDFLANSEPQLMKDFLVATTRGYELCIKEPKKAADLMLKAVPELDKELVHASLDFLGKEFQADAQRWGQQDPQIWKRFADWMYEKRIIRLAVNPLEAFTNEYLP
- a CDS encoding ATP-binding cassette domain-containing protein: MNQTILSARGLAKTFLLNKQPQLILEGVDFEMAEREFICVVGSSGCGKSTFLELLAGISNPDKGNIFFRGEDITGKSGLLGYMPQDDLLLPWLDVLGNALIPAKIRKSDLKRAKDRVYSLLPVFGLEKHINHLPYQLSGGLRQRAAFLRTCMMETQLLLLDEPFANLDAITRLQLQNWLKDIASELKLSIILVTHDISEAICLGDEIRVMRGRPGRFEGSFNLKGRKPFTQAQEEDLKREVLALAVE
- a CDS encoding parvulin peptidyl-prolyl isomerase yields the protein MQQVAKVFDLYINEDEVLLESENWPQQEEFQPLAHAFSQVLDRYLLFYKAREAGVNITEEEFDEELMLTLEDMDEAPQSEQQTRVMENRVRQRVMIRKYVHQITELAVDVTDEELLALYQDQEESFYSPESVRASHILFRADKPEAEAKAREIRAKIHNAEDFNNICPNLSDCPSGARKGDLNWFFRGRVIKEIEDVAFALEPGQVSEAFRSPHGWHIMLVTDKKGREKLSFEEIKDSLKTQLIQLKKEFILIRHVKDLRQELSSGIQILDSRFSLSQE
- the miaA gene encoding tRNA (adenosine(37)-N6)-dimethylallyltransferase MiaA, with amino-acid sequence MIPLVTIEGPTASGKSRLALELASVLETEIISADSRQVYRGMDIGTAKASSEEQKRVPHHLIDIVEPSESYNVGRFCVDAAREIEALWSRGKIPLICGGTGLYVNALFTGLFEEIEVPPELREGLSQRLQSEGLEVLYDELTRTDPGFAAKVSVNDRQRVLRGLEVFLASGISISEHWQKQSRKEAYTAFRILINPPRETLYERINARVLQMLENGLLEEIKTLFARGFGPESPGLNSVGYKEYFPHLLGSAPLQDCVELAAQHTRNYAKRQCTWYRKYWFDLTLASPECIISEIASQIEAWQKTIQTR
- the mutL gene encoding DNA mismatch repair endonuclease MutL, with amino-acid sequence MSAIKILSDDVRNKIAAGEVIERPASVVKELVENAIDADATLITVAVENGGRDLIQVSDNGRGMSPDDALLALERHATSKIRTVTDITNIGTLGFRGEALPSIASVSNMTLITRDADSELATQVDVNFGSIRKVGQSSSNRGTNITVRALFKDIPARRKFLRTARTELGHIYKYLHYQAVLHPGIGFKLIVDGEQKLSFIAAENREQRMGEVFGSGFFHDDLIRVESEYEGYSLEGYIFGLEERAESLDEARYCFINGRFITDKTVRHAIKSAYEPFILKTRVWQKGTTPPYVLFLEVPPQQIDVNVHPAKQEVRFREQQKVHALVLQSITDALNNYEHAKFASAREKFDQAKRVEEASFVERTVYGNRLNIPRFSEYKKEFGNLYQDEVFSGSQGGSDEAKTADEGGSLPDFLGTRTDEDAAQQMEIEGLPSESFQYRLLLQSEEDYINPWQLHNTYIFVQVEDGLVIIDQHAAHERVVYEKILQRIHGAPPVRQKLIIPLVIDIPPIIAREVRHLVQQNLEYLEKAGFVLKQFSGASLVVEEIPAELDDWQGGKVFIDILKQLEQEIQINTDFRDSLAKSIACKASIKAGRKLTRREMLNLINQLFACQTPWFCPHGRPLIVKMTLAEFEKMFKRQL